The nucleotide sequence AGCCAAAACATCTCGCGGCAGCTTGTCACGCTTCAACTCAATGACGATTGTGTTGCCATGTTTATCTATTCCTAGCAGGTCCAGCGGTCCGGATTTGGTCGGAACTTGTCTGCCAATGATAGCGATCCCAGCTCCAATGATGGCGGGGTTGGAAACAATCCATTCTTCCAAATCCTGGGCTTCTTTGCGCCCGGCTTCTGCAAGCGATGTTGCCACCGGCTGAAGTTTACCCTTTATGACTTGCCACGTTTTGATTTCCGTGCTCATTTTGCGTCCTTATTCTGTCCAACGGTCTGCGCTTCGCCTGCCCAGTACAGCGACATCAGGTGCAGGCGCGTGTTGAGGGGCGACGTGGAGGTTATATCCAACACTTCATGCTTTTACAGAAGCCCTCTCAGTCAGGATCAAATGAACGACAGGAAGGGCTCTCAACTCCAATTTTGATAGATCAATGAGCTTGCTGGCATCCTCAATCTCAATCCCTATAACACGATTGTGTTCATCAAAGTCCAGCACAACCCCTGGTGCGATCTCCTCTGACTCGGTACTGACTCCTTCAATCAATTTGATATACAACATGTCGGTCTCAGGATGATATTCGAAAATCATCGCCCTCTCCCCATCAAGGACTGAAGCGACGGTCGAAAAAAGCGTTATGCACGGTCTCTCCATCCGGTTCTGTCACAACTCGGAGGTACTTGTCCATCTCGGCCACATACCCCCAATAGCGGATGCGTCCATTGGGTTGCACTTCAGTACGAATAGGATTCTTTAGAACGTGCTCAATCCATTCCATCACAAGATAGGGCCGACGAGCCATGACACTTGTTCTGAAGTAAGCCGTCGTTTTCATCTCCCACTGCCAGCGATGTTTGAACGTAGTTATAGCCGAGCACGGCGCAGTCTGCTGGACGGCCTGCACTTAGCTCGCCACCTGCTTTCTGCGTTCCACTATTTCTCGTAATAGAAACCCATTCTCTTACTGCTTGTTGCCATCCAGCAAGTAATAACTTTGTTGCCTTCATTTTGCTCTTTCACCCAAAGCCACCCAACGGATTCACAGATTTTATAGCCACCCACGGCGGGCCGGAGGCCCGCCCTACGGACGTGTTGTATCCAATCCGGACAGGTGGAGGGACGGCGACGGCTGCGTAGCTACTGGGTTGGCATCGGAGGATGCCAGCACCGCGTCGCGATGGTTGCCCATGGACGGAGGAGCATCCTCCGATGCGGTGTAATCCGTGGAATCTGTGGCTGAAAATAAAATG is from Litorilinea aerophila and encodes:
- a CDS encoding DUF2283 domain-containing protein, whose protein sequence is MIFEYHPETDMLYIKLIEGVSTESEEIAPGVVLDFDEHNRVIGIEIEDASKLIDLSKLELRALPVVHLILTERASVKA